One stretch of Saccharopolyspora erythraea DNA includes these proteins:
- a CDS encoding lipid droplet-associated protein — protein sequence MRSFPLPVRVAAGLAATAVEQTRQLPATLLGMPVTVVSQALQVSMRVQQQITELAIKGDEALAGLRTYEEQPAWATFDEDEEPAAPQRPSPAAPEEETSLLADYDRMSLPQLRGRLRSYTEAELVELLEHEQAHGNRPEFVRMLANRLERVRNQ from the coding sequence ATGCGATCGTTCCCCCTGCCGGTGCGGGTCGCCGCCGGGCTCGCGGCCACCGCCGTCGAGCAGACCCGCCAGCTGCCGGCCACCCTGCTCGGGATGCCGGTGACCGTCGTGAGCCAGGCGTTGCAGGTGTCGATGCGGGTCCAGCAGCAGATCACCGAGCTGGCGATCAAGGGTGACGAGGCTCTCGCGGGCCTGCGCACCTACGAGGAGCAGCCCGCCTGGGCGACGTTCGACGAGGACGAGGAGCCTGCCGCGCCGCAGCGCCCGTCGCCCGCCGCGCCGGAGGAGGAGACGTCGCTGCTCGCCGACTACGACCGGATGAGCCTGCCGCAGCTGCGGGGCCGTCTGCGCTCCTACACCGAGGCCGAGCTGGTCGAGCTGCTGGAGCACGAGCAGGCCCACGGGAACCGCCCGGAGTTCGTGCGCATGCTCGCCAACCGGCTGGAGCGCGTGCGCAACCAGTAG